A single window of Desulfuromonas sp. TF DNA harbors:
- a CDS encoding NAD(P)/FAD-dependent oxidoreductase translates to MNRPYDTSLKKHEGNAVEQHEGDAPTPGRPRVVIVGGGFAGIAAARELRYAPAQVVVVDRVNHHLFQPLLYQVAGCMLADGDIASPIRELLASQGNTVVALAEVIGLDPAKRQIYLDLYPEHPFDYDYLVVAVGVETSYFGHDEWARFAPGMKTLEEGIALRSRILEAFELAELQEDPGALPELTTFVIVGGGPTGCELAGSFSEMFRETLAREFRRFDPARARVILVEAGPRLLPAFAPELAEKAHRELERIGVEVWLNSRVENIDADGVNIGGKRVASRNVIWAAGVQGAGLCGLLRGERDRQGRLVVEPDLTVPGYPEIFVVGDAASIRHGTGTLPGVAPVAIQSGRYAGQAILRRMQGGPAPPPFVYHDKGNMATIGRTFAIMESNRVRLSGRAAKLAWAFLHIWYLMQNEDKLVVFTKWAWHYFTRTRGTRLIEGRTMPPTKSD, encoded by the coding sequence ATGAATCGCCCCTACGATACGTCGTTGAAGAAGCATGAGGGCAACGCCGTCGAGCAGCATGAGGGTGACGCCCCCACTCCGGGTCGGCCCCGCGTGGTGATCGTCGGCGGCGGTTTCGCCGGGATCGCTGCGGCGAGGGAGCTGCGCTACGCACCGGCGCAGGTCGTGGTGGTGGACCGGGTCAACCACCATCTATTCCAGCCGCTCCTGTATCAGGTCGCCGGCTGCATGCTGGCCGACGGCGATATCGCCTCGCCGATCAGGGAGCTTCTCGCCTCCCAGGGGAACACGGTGGTGGCCCTTGCGGAAGTGATCGGACTCGATCCGGCCAAACGACAGATTTACCTCGACCTCTATCCGGAGCATCCCTTCGACTACGACTACCTGGTAGTGGCCGTGGGGGTGGAGACGAGCTATTTCGGACATGACGAATGGGCCCGCTTCGCTCCTGGAATGAAGACCCTCGAGGAAGGCATCGCGCTCCGTTCCCGCATCCTGGAGGCGTTCGAGCTGGCCGAGTTGCAGGAGGACCCCGGGGCGCTGCCGGAGTTGACCACCTTCGTCATCGTCGGCGGGGGGCCGACAGGGTGCGAGCTGGCCGGCTCCTTCAGCGAGATGTTCCGGGAAACCCTGGCCAGGGAGTTTCGCCGGTTCGACCCGGCCCGGGCGAGGGTGATTCTGGTGGAGGCGGGCCCCCGGCTTCTGCCCGCCTTCGCCCCGGAACTGGCGGAAAAAGCCCACCGGGAACTGGAGCGGATCGGGGTTGAAGTCTGGCTCAATTCGAGGGTTGAAAACATCGACGCCGATGGAGTTAACATCGGCGGCAAACGGGTTGCCAGCCGCAACGTCATATGGGCAGCCGGCGTGCAGGGTGCAGGCCTGTGCGGTCTGTTGAGGGGTGAGCGGGACCGGCAGGGACGGTTGGTGGTGGAGCCCGATCTGACCGTTCCGGGCTACCCGGAGATCTTTGTCGTCGGGGATGCGGCTTCGATCCGGCACGGGACGGGAACCTTGCCGGGGGTGGCGCCGGTGGCGATCCAGAGCGGCCGTTACGCCGGCCAGGCGATATTGAGGCGGATGCAGGGCGGGCCGGCGCCGCCTCCCTTCGTCTATCACGACAAGGGGAACATGGCGACCATCGGCCGCACGTTCGCCATCATGGAGTCGAACAGGGTGCGGCTCAGCGGTCGCGCGGCCAAACTCGCCTGGGCCTTTCTCCACATCTGGTACCTGATGCAGAACGAGGACAAGCTGGTCGTCTTCACGAAATGGGCCTGGCACTACTTCACCCGCACTCGGGGGACGCGGCTTATCGAGGGACGGACGATGCCGCCGACGAAGTCCGATTGA
- a CDS encoding acetate/propionate family kinase — translation MERKCAVINCGSSSIKMEVFTVPELESIADALVERIGTTESRLRQRRTREDGSRREEIHSRPLADHQAGFEFILEVNARDRVIREEGEVAAIAHRVVHGGDRFAAPTLIDDGVVAAIRDLIPLAPLHNPSNLLGIEAARGRFPQAPHVAVFDTAFHQTLPPHAFRYAVPDELYERYRVRRYGFHGSSHSYVAREAARHMERAPEEVNLITLHLGNGASAAAVAGGRSIDTSMGLTPLEGLVMGTRCGDLDPALHFYLLRQTGMAPAELEKLLNSQSGLKGICGVADMREIQDRSASGDGPAALALEMFCYRIKKYVGAYAAALGRVDALVFTGGIGENSAVVRRKTCAGLENLGIALDETRNKGVGGTITTVSREESPVAVLVVPTDEELEIARQAMSVIANSTCTREIL, via the coding sequence ATGGAAAGGAAATGCGCGGTCATCAATTGCGGCAGCTCATCGATCAAGATGGAGGTGTTCACTGTCCCGGAGCTCGAGTCGATTGCCGATGCGCTGGTGGAGAGGATCGGCACCACTGAAAGCCGGCTGCGCCAGCGCCGGACAAGGGAAGACGGCAGCCGCCGGGAAGAAATCCACAGCCGGCCGCTGGCGGATCACCAGGCGGGGTTCGAGTTCATTCTTGAGGTGAACGCCCGGGACCGCGTCATCCGGGAGGAAGGGGAAGTGGCCGCTATCGCCCACCGGGTGGTGCACGGCGGGGACCGTTTCGCCGCCCCGACCCTGATCGACGACGGGGTGGTCGCCGCCATCCGCGACCTGATCCCCCTCGCCCCCCTCCACAACCCCTCCAATCTCCTCGGCATCGAGGCGGCACGCGGTCGTTTTCCGCAGGCGCCGCACGTGGCGGTCTTCGACACCGCCTTCCACCAGACCCTGCCCCCCCATGCATTCCGCTACGCCGTTCCCGACGAGTTGTACGAGCGGTACAGGGTGCGCCGCTACGGTTTTCACGGCTCATCCCACTCCTATGTGGCCAGGGAGGCGGCCCGGCACATGGAACGGGCGCCGGAAGAGGTCAATCTCATCACCCTGCACCTGGGGAACGGCGCCAGCGCCGCCGCCGTTGCCGGGGGGCGGAGCATCGACACCTCCATGGGGCTCACCCCCCTCGAGGGACTGGTGATGGGGACCCGCTGCGGCGATCTCGATCCCGCCCTCCATTTCTACCTGCTGAGGCAGACCGGTATGGCGCCGGCGGAGCTGGAGAAGCTGCTCAACTCGCAGAGCGGACTCAAGGGGATCTGCGGTGTGGCCGACATGCGGGAGATCCAGGACCGGTCGGCCTCGGGGGACGGGCCAGCCGCGCTGGCCCTGGAGATGTTCTGCTACCGGATCAAAAAGTACGTCGGCGCCTATGCCGCGGCCCTGGGGCGCGTCGATGCCCTGGTCTTCACGGGGGGGATCGGCGAGAACTCGGCTGTAGTCCGCCGGAAGACGTGCGCCGGGCTTGAGAACCTGGGGATCGCCCTCGACGAGACTCGGAACAAGGGAGTAGGCGGCACGATTACGACCGTCAGCCGGGAGGAAAGCCCGGTCGCTGTCCTCGTGGTCCCCACCGACGAGGAGCTGGAGATCGCCCGCCAGGCCATGTCCGTCATCGCCAACTCGACATGCACGCGCGAAATCCTGTAG
- the pyk gene encoding pyruvate kinase: MNLPDHKTKIVCTIGPASESREVMERMLEAGMNVARLNFSHGDFAAHKKVIDNLRAASAATGRRIALMADLSGPKMRIGKLREEPVELSPGDPLVLTTEEIDGDRGRMAVSFKRLPQAVKPGDALFLNDGIIQIEVVSVTGNDVACRVVVGGELRSRKGLNLPGIDLGLGAFTERDHECLRFAAREGIDAVSQSFVETGDDIRAVRRAAEALDYHPFIIAKIERSNALEHMDDILDASDGIMIARGDLGVEVPIERIAVIQKDLMRQANRRSKPVITATQMLESMTESRRPTRAEATDVANAILDGTDCVMLSAESAMGKYPVDAVAMLSRIAAAVEPRKQPITVEGLFEGVDLKGRLKPAHLIAVAVEASIKYASPAAVFVPTHSGATARSLSLFRLPVWVAAVSSSERTCQGLAFSYGVYPVYEPYHPEDWDSFVRSWLERHQVGGDMAILTEGPSRKHPEGRNRMEIMDLRGSRC; this comes from the coding sequence GTGAATCTTCCCGACCACAAGACCAAGATCGTCTGCACCATCGGCCCGGCCTCCGAGTCCCGGGAGGTCATGGAGCGGATGCTGGAGGCGGGGATGAATGTCGCCCGCCTGAACTTTTCCCATGGCGACTTCGCCGCCCACAAGAAAGTCATCGACAACCTGCGTGCCGCATCAGCGGCAACGGGGCGCAGGATCGCCCTCATGGCCGACCTCTCCGGGCCGAAGATGCGCATCGGCAAGCTCAGGGAAGAGCCGGTCGAACTGAGCCCGGGCGATCCGCTCGTGCTGACGACCGAGGAGATCGACGGCGACCGGGGGAGGATGGCCGTTTCCTTCAAACGGCTGCCTCAGGCCGTCAAGCCCGGCGATGCGCTCTTTCTCAACGACGGCATCATCCAGATCGAGGTCGTCTCAGTCACCGGTAACGACGTCGCCTGCAGGGTGGTGGTCGGCGGCGAGCTGCGATCCCGCAAGGGACTCAACCTTCCCGGCATCGACCTCGGCCTCGGCGCCTTCACCGAGCGGGACCACGAGTGCCTCCGGTTCGCCGCGCGGGAGGGAATAGACGCCGTCAGTCAGTCCTTCGTCGAGACCGGCGACGACATCAGGGCGGTCCGCCGAGCGGCGGAGGCGCTGGACTACCACCCCTTCATCATCGCCAAGATCGAGCGCTCCAATGCCCTCGAGCATATGGACGATATCCTCGATGCCTCCGACGGCATCATGATCGCCCGGGGGGACCTGGGGGTGGAGGTGCCGATCGAAAGGATCGCCGTCATCCAGAAGGACCTCATGCGCCAGGCCAATCGGCGCTCCAAGCCGGTCATCACGGCCACCCAGATGCTCGAGTCGATGACCGAGAGCCGCCGGCCGACCCGCGCCGAGGCCACCGACGTCGCCAACGCCATCCTCGACGGCACCGACTGCGTCATGCTCTCGGCCGAATCGGCGATGGGGAAATATCCCGTGGATGCCGTGGCGATGCTGTCCCGGATCGCCGCCGCCGTCGAACCCCGCAAGCAGCCGATCACGGTTGAGGGGCTGTTCGAGGGGGTGGATCTCAAGGGAAGGCTCAAGCCCGCTCACCTCATCGCCGTGGCGGTCGAGGCGAGCATCAAGTACGCCTCTCCCGCCGCCGTCTTCGTCCCCACCCACAGCGGCGCCACCGCCCGTAGCCTTTCCCTCTTCCGGCTGCCGGTCTGGGTCGCGGCGGTGAGCTCGTCCGAACGCACCTGCCAAGGTCTCGCTTTTTCCTACGGGGTGTATCCGGTGTACGAACCGTACCATCCGGAAGACTGGGATTCCTTCGTTCGGAGCTGGCTGGAGAGGCATCAGGTGGGGGGGGATATGGCCATCCTGACCGAAGGCCCCTCTAGAAAACACCCCGAGGGGCGCAACCGCATGGAAATCATGGATCTCAGGGGATCGAGATGCTGA
- a CDS encoding ATP-dependent 6-phosphofructokinase has product MDFTIERLGECRFPSPMQGVRFTLDSERIMYHSRFDEIEGCIGDGGEPPTLELAGPRERIFFEPAKTACGIVTCGGLCPGINDVIRAVTLSLHHHYGVRKVYGFRYGYEGLVKRLGHTPLDLTPEAVGHIGELGGTILASSRGPQKPAEMVDNLEELGIGVLFTVGGDGTLKGAGALAAEARRRGLPLSIIGIPKTIDNDISFVQKTFGFETAVTEAHRAIYAAHVEAGGARNGIGLVKLMGRDSGFIAAFASLIDSQVNFCLIPEAPFSLAGFLGALQRRLESRGHAVVVVAEGAGQELLAATAERDTSGNIKFGDIGTFLRDAIKWHFAARSMEVTLKYIDPSYIIRSQPANTHDSALCLLLGHSAVHAGMAGRTNMVVGFWNHQFTHVPITLATSARKKIDPEGWLWSSVLASTGQPREML; this is encoded by the coding sequence CTGGATTTTACCATCGAGCGGCTCGGCGAGTGCCGCTTCCCGTCACCGATGCAGGGGGTGCGGTTCACCTTGGACAGCGAGCGGATCATGTACCACTCCCGCTTCGATGAGATCGAGGGATGTATCGGCGACGGAGGGGAACCTCCAACGCTGGAGCTGGCCGGACCGCGCGAACGGATCTTCTTCGAGCCGGCGAAGACCGCCTGCGGCATCGTCACCTGCGGCGGCCTCTGCCCCGGGATCAACGATGTGATCCGCGCCGTCACCCTCAGCCTGCACCACCACTACGGCGTGCGCAAGGTCTACGGGTTCCGGTACGGATACGAGGGGCTGGTGAAGCGTCTCGGGCACACCCCCCTGGATCTGACCCCCGAAGCGGTGGGGCACATCGGAGAGCTGGGAGGGACGATCCTCGCCTCATCCCGGGGGCCCCAGAAGCCGGCCGAGATGGTCGACAACCTGGAGGAGCTTGGAATCGGCGTGCTCTTCACGGTGGGGGGGGACGGGACGCTGAAGGGGGCCGGCGCCCTGGCGGCGGAGGCCCGCCGCCGGGGACTTCCCCTCAGCATCATCGGAATTCCCAAGACGATCGACAACGACATCTCCTTTGTCCAGAAGACCTTCGGCTTCGAAACCGCCGTGACCGAGGCCCACCGGGCCATCTATGCGGCCCACGTCGAGGCCGGCGGCGCCCGCAACGGGATCGGCCTGGTGAAGCTGATGGGGCGTGACTCGGGATTCATCGCCGCCTTCGCCTCCCTGATCGACAGCCAGGTCAACTTCTGCCTGATCCCGGAGGCCCCCTTTTCCCTGGCCGGCTTTCTGGGAGCCCTGCAGCGGCGCCTGGAGTCGCGCGGCCACGCCGTTGTCGTGGTGGCGGAGGGGGCGGGACAGGAGCTGCTGGCGGCCACGGCGGAGCGCGATACTTCGGGGAACATCAAGTTCGGCGACATCGGCACCTTTCTGCGCGACGCCATCAAGTGGCACTTCGCCGCCCGCAGCATGGAGGTGACCCTCAAGTATATCGATCCGAGCTACATCATCCGCAGCCAGCCGGCCAACACCCACGACTCGGCCCTCTGCCTGCTCCTGGGGCACAGCGCCGTGCATGCGGGGATGGCCGGGCGGACCAACATGGTGGTCGGCTTCTGGAACCACCAGTTCACCCACGTGCCGATCACCCTGGCCACCAGCGCCCGGAAGAAGATCGACCCGGAGGGGTGGTTGTGGAGCAGCGTGCTCGCCTCCACCGGCCAGCCCCGGGAGATGCTGTAA